The sequence GAAGAGCCTGCGGTGCGTCGCGTCGTAGTCGGCCGCGTCCGTGAAGTACGGCGGGATCTGCGTGGTGGGCCAGCGCGAGAGGACCATGGTGCGCCAGCTCGCGAAGCCGGTGTCGACGCCGTGTTCGTAGGGGGAGTTCGCCGAGAGGGCGAGGAGCACGGGCAGCCAGGGGCGGACGTGGTCGAGGGCGTGCACCGCGGCCTCGCGGTCGGGGACGCCGACGTGGATGTGGCAGCCGCAGGTCTCGGTGCCCTGGGCGAGGAGGCGGTAGAGCCCGGCGACGTCGCGGTAGTGCGGAGCCTCCGTCGGGGTGCGGGGCGGGGCCTGGCGTGCCGCCGTGCCGTGGGCGAGGACACGGCAGCCGGCCTTTCCCGCCGCCTCGACGAGGCGCTCGCGCGCGGCGGAGACCTCGGCCCGCAGCTCGGGCAGGCCCGCGCACACCGGGCTCGTGGTCTCGATCATGCTGCTGAGCAGTTCGCGCTGCGGGACCGTCACCGCTCCCTTGGGGTGGAGCCTGTGGTGCACGTCGAGCACCCGTTCGGCGGCGTCGACCGGGACCAGGGTCTCGGCGTCGACCAGCAGGAACTCCTCCTCGGCGCCGAGGGTGGGGGGTGCGCTGTGGGCCGCGGGTAAGCCCGCGCCCCCGCTCTGCGTTGCGCTGGCGGGCATGCGGCAGCTCCTCGTGAAGTGGAGTGGGACGCGGGAGGCCCGAACGGCGGGCCCCGGGGCCGGGCCTATCCACTTTGCCGCCGGCGGAAAGGTCGCAGGAGAGCGCATACGGGGCGCCCCGGCGCACGGAGGCCGTGCTTCCGCGATCCGGGGGCGCGAAGGTCCTTCGCGGCGCCGCGCGACCAGGCGTTACGCTGGCGGCATCACCGGACACGGGGTGCCCCGCCAGGGGCTGAGATCACACCCGTCGAACCTGAACCAGCTCGTACTGGCGGAGGGATGTCTTCCATGTCATTGCCGCATGCCCCCGGTCACGCCCCGGAGGGCACGGCCCTTCAGCGCTCGGACCCGGCCTCCCGTGTCTTCGGCGGCCGGATGCCCGAGGCCCCCGGCGATCTGCGCGTCGAGGCGCGCGGCATCGCGCCCGTGCCCGACGACCGGCGCTACGGCGGTCCGGGCAGGCTCTTCACGGTGTGGTTCGCGCCGAACCTCACCATGACGGGGGTCTTCACGGGGACCCTCGGCATCGTCCTCGGTCTCGACTTCGCGACCGCGCTCGCGGCGGTCGTCGCGGGCACGCTCCTCGGGGCGGTGCCCGTCGCGTACCTCGGTACGTGGGGCAGCGGGACCGGGGCCGGTCAGCTCCCGCTCTCGCGGCTCGCCTTCGGGCCCGCCGTCGTGCTGCCGGGGGTCCTCCAGTGGCTCTCGTCGGTCGCGTGGGACGCGCTCATCGGCCTCTTCGGCGGGGACGCGCTCGCGCGGCTGTTCGACTGGCCGTTCTGGCTCGGGGTGCTCGTGATGATGGCCGGGCAGGGCCTCGTGGGGGCGCTCGGTTACGAGGCGATCCACCGGCTCCAGAAGCTCATGTCGTTCGTCCTCGCGGTGGCCTTCGTGATCCTCGCCGTGAAGATGCTCGACGGCGTGAGCCCGGCGGCCTCGGGCAGCGCGCACGGCATGGACCGCTTCGGCGCGATCATGCTGACCAGCACGGTCGCGCTGAGCCTGTCGCTGTCCTGGGCCCCGTACGCGAGCGACTTCAGCCGCTATCTGCCGACGAAGACCTCGCGGACGCGGATGTTCTGGTACACGCTGCTCGGTGTGAGCCTGTCCTTCGTCGTCGTGCAGACGCTCGGTCTGTGGGGCGCCTCGGTCTTCACCGACCAGACGGCGGGCGGCGTCGAGAAGCTGCTCGGCGGGGGCTGGCTCGGCGCCTTCGGGCTGCTCGCCGTCGCGCTCGCCGCGCTGTGCAGCAACGCGATGAACGACTACAGCGGCTCGCTCGCGCTCCAGACGGTCGGCGTGCGCGTCCCGCGCCCACTCGCCGCGGCGGGCGCGGCGGCGCTCGGCTTCCCGCTCGTGCTGTGGATGCACGCCGCCGACACGACCGCGCGCTTCCAGAACGTGCTGCTCTTCGTGGGCTACTGGATTCCGGGGTTCGTCGCCGTCGTCGTCGTGGACTGGCGCGCGCGGGCCGGGGCGAGGGCCCGTACGGGTACGGGGCTCGACCTCGGCGTCGAGAGCGCGCGGCCCGTGCCGTGGTGGCCCGCGCCCCTCGCGTTCCTCGTCGGTTTCGCCGCCGCCGTGCCCTTCATGAACACCTCGCTGTACGCGGGCCCGGTCGCCGACGCGCTGCACGGCGCGGACCTCGCGTACTACGTCGCCTTCGTGGTGGCGCTGCTCGTCTACGCCCCGCTGCGGCTGCGCGCCGGCCGCGAGGCCGCGTGATCCCCGTACCACCCCTGGGAGTCCTGCCATGACCACTGAGCCCCTGGAAGCCACCCGTGCCGCGCTCGCGCGGGTGCGCGGCGCCGAGCCGCTCGTGCAGTGCCTGACCAACACGGTCGTCACGAACTTCACCGCGAACGCGCTGCTCGCGCTCGGGGCCTCGCCCGCGATGGTCGACGTCCCCGGGGAGGCGGACGCCTTCGCGCGGGTCGCGGGCGGCGTCCTCGTCAACCTCGGCACGCCCCACGCCGAGCAGCGCGCCGCGATGACGGAGGCGGCGACGGCCGCGCGCGAGGCGGGCACGCCGTGGGTGCTCGACCCGGTCGCGATCGGCGCGCTCCCGGTGCGTACGCCACTCGCGCACGCCCTGCTCGCGCTCGGACCCGCGGTCGTACGGGGCAACGCCTCGGAGATCCTGGCGC comes from Streptomyces sp. Tu6071 and encodes:
- a CDS encoding carboxylate-amine ligase, whose translation is MPASATQSGGAGLPAAHSAPPTLGAEEEFLLVDAETLVPVDAAERVLDVHHRLHPKGAVTVPQRELLSSMIETTSPVCAGLPELRAEVSAARERLVEAAGKAGCRVLAHGTAARQAPPRTPTEAPHYRDVAGLYRLLAQGTETCGCHIHVGVPDREAAVHALDHVRPWLPVLLALSANSPYEHGVDTGFASWRTMVLSRWPTTQIPPYFTDAADYDATHRRLFATGVLPERARNAYWLARPSAHVPTLEVRVADVMPTVREVAAQAGLTRALVVTALRERAAGRVPAPVPAHDVAAALWTAARYGLGGSLVHPESGTAVPAGEAVAALLAHVGEALADLGDEEEVNAVVRDLLHRGEPARRQRAAARGQAPGDVGEWGVVG
- a CDS encoding purine-cytosine permease family protein, which translates into the protein MSLPHAPGHAPEGTALQRSDPASRVFGGRMPEAPGDLRVEARGIAPVPDDRRYGGPGRLFTVWFAPNLTMTGVFTGTLGIVLGLDFATALAAVVAGTLLGAVPVAYLGTWGSGTGAGQLPLSRLAFGPAVVLPGVLQWLSSVAWDALIGLFGGDALARLFDWPFWLGVLVMMAGQGLVGALGYEAIHRLQKLMSFVLAVAFVILAVKMLDGVSPAASGSAHGMDRFGAIMLTSTVALSLSLSWAPYASDFSRYLPTKTSRTRMFWYTLLGVSLSFVVVQTLGLWGASVFTDQTAGGVEKLLGGGWLGAFGLLAVALAALCSNAMNDYSGSLALQTVGVRVPRPLAAAGAAALGFPLVLWMHAADTTARFQNVLLFVGYWIPGFVAVVVVDWRARAGARARTGTGLDLGVESARPVPWWPAPLAFLVGFAAAVPFMNTSLYAGPVADALHGADLAYYVAFVVALLVYAPLRLRAGREAA